In Candidatus Hydrogenedentota bacterium, one DNA window encodes the following:
- a CDS encoding ATP-binding protein yields the protein MLGFGSKSTRTQSRNRLGEFLVEKGRLRPDQIKQALAQQNRKGGLLGEILVDSGILEQNVLLAFLMRLHRPNTISLSDYNIDSQALAQIPQDVCERFGILPVDKLGRILTLAMVDPLDTEALKQAQSYCPDVRLKPVLCEWQDFQDVFQRVYEVVLKKPKDLDKRYDYLNIDELTRTAAGEEIDTKSTAKTKKSTSTPEDGAARSDAADDDAALRKTDIPVAASEEQPETAPPRAIYGMPLSSDAFSSGIRELAEAVQQSIDHAVNLVTAARAEQHGEGNAASEQLAAVMEQTLQSSVHAFTEALEQEHQSLAEPLKRLLEMMGEQTGQLGAALKAVESASEQTAGSAELIASLRLTLSESAQESAAALRDTLRQLLDEKERSADKEEVDPQQLAELLRENIGTVLGQGLENLSQMMQEQSGMYRQQLDALPPPIDIEAMAQRLHEAINNSLDSRTQSLVESLQSSITNINHGQQQELGKLADAILRSLEQERAAQQEKQEQLTHLVEAALESVHQSARLIESYVAESKNRDEKKGTSQRNYASVSAFNPSLNPQSEEFKEADARLRTVFDSDNPLRMLTFQNFFFGRPNTFSVKLAQAVATAPGGGYNPFFLYGGIGVGKTHLVSAIANEILARAAKNKNQTISRVGYLSASRFVEKFNRALRDDSVSVFRDHYCQWDVLILDDIQFLDGHSDAQEEFYHIFNGLILAGRQAIVVGDQPPHKLAMLEQRLVSRLTGGIVAELKTPNLETRLAILNQVLQYAKMKLPEDIVSFVALHAGNDMRRMIGALRKVMAYAHLQNKAVTIEEAQEILNHFDMRETI from the coding sequence ATGCTTGGTTTCGGTTCAAAAAGTACACGTACGCAATCACGCAATCGGCTGGGTGAGTTTCTGGTGGAAAAAGGGAGATTGCGCCCTGACCAAATAAAACAGGCTTTGGCACAACAAAATCGCAAGGGCGGGTTGCTGGGCGAGATCCTCGTTGACTCGGGTATTCTCGAACAAAATGTTCTCCTAGCCTTTCTTATGCGCCTCCATAGACCGAACACGATCAGCCTGTCCGATTACAATATTGATTCCCAAGCCTTAGCGCAAATACCACAGGATGTCTGCGAAAGATTTGGCATCCTTCCCGTTGATAAGCTCGGGCGTATCCTCACCCTCGCCATGGTGGACCCGCTCGACACAGAGGCACTCAAACAAGCCCAATCCTATTGCCCCGATGTGCGCCTTAAACCCGTGCTCTGCGAGTGGCAGGATTTTCAAGATGTCTTTCAGCGCGTTTACGAGGTTGTATTGAAAAAACCCAAAGATTTAGATAAGCGCTACGACTATTTAAATATTGATGAATTGACCCGAACCGCTGCAGGCGAAGAGATCGACACAAAGTCAACAGCGAAAACAAAAAAATCAACATCGACGCCGGAGGACGGAGCAGCCCGATCAGATGCCGCCGATGACGACGCCGCGTTGAGAAAAACTGATATTCCTGTGGCTGCGTCAGAAGAACAACCTGAGACGGCGCCTCCGCGCGCTATTTACGGTATGCCTCTTTCTAGTGATGCTTTTTCATCTGGTATTCGTGAACTGGCAGAAGCCGTACAACAAAGCATTGATCATGCTGTGAATCTTGTGACCGCAGCACGGGCCGAACAGCATGGTGAGGGAAACGCAGCTTCTGAACAACTCGCCGCTGTAATGGAACAGACACTGCAAAGTAGCGTACACGCCTTTACCGAGGCACTGGAGCAAGAACATCAAAGCTTGGCCGAGCCTCTGAAGCGATTGCTCGAGATGATGGGCGAACAAACGGGGCAATTGGGCGCCGCCTTAAAAGCCGTGGAAAGCGCCTCTGAACAGACTGCCGGCAGTGCTGAACTTATCGCGTCACTCCGCCTTACCCTCTCCGAGTCCGCCCAAGAATCGGCTGCAGCGCTGAGGGATACATTGCGCCAATTACTGGATGAAAAAGAACGGTCCGCCGACAAAGAAGAGGTCGATCCGCAGCAATTAGCAGAACTGCTTCGCGAAAACATTGGCACTGTATTGGGACAAGGTCTCGAAAACCTGTCTCAAATGATGCAAGAACAATCCGGTATGTATCGCCAACAGCTAGATGCCTTGCCGCCGCCTATTGACATTGAAGCCATGGCGCAGCGTCTGCATGAAGCCATAAACAATAGTCTTGACAGTCGAACGCAATCTTTGGTGGAAAGTCTTCAATCGTCCATTACAAACATAAATCACGGGCAGCAACAGGAATTAGGCAAACTGGCTGATGCCATCCTCCGCTCTCTAGAACAAGAACGGGCGGCGCAGCAAGAAAAACAAGAACAGCTTACCCACTTGGTAGAAGCAGCGCTTGAGTCGGTCCATCAGAGCGCCCGGTTAATTGAAAGCTATGTTGCCGAGTCAAAGAACCGTGATGAAAAAAAAGGGACTTCCCAACGAAATTACGCTTCTGTAAGTGCATTTAATCCAAGCTTAAATCCTCAATCAGAAGAATTTAAAGAAGCCGATGCACGCTTACGTACCGTATTCGATAGTGACAATCCTTTACGCATGTTGACCTTCCAAAACTTCTTCTTTGGAAGGCCCAACACTTTTTCCGTGAAATTGGCGCAAGCCGTGGCAACCGCGCCGGGAGGAGGATATAATCCTTTCTTCTTATATGGAGGGATAGGTGTGGGGAAAACCCATTTAGTCAGCGCTATTGCTAACGAAATTCTCGCCCGCGCCGCCAAAAATAAAAATCAGACCATCAGCCGCGTCGGGTATTTATCGGCGAGCCGTTTCGTAGAAAAATTCAATCGCGCCCTCCGAGATGATTCTGTGTCAGTATTCCGGGATCACTATTGTCAGTGGGATGTTCTTATTTTAGATGACATCCAATTTCTAGACGGACATAGTGACGCCCAAGAGGAATTCTATCATATTTTTAATGGATTAATACTCGCGGGTAGACAAGCTATTGTTGTGGGCGATCAGCCCCCACACAAACTTGCCATGCTCGAACAACGCTTGGTGTCTCGCCTCACCGGCGGTATTGTGGCGGAACTAAAAACACCCAATTTGGAAACACGGCTGGCCATACTCAATCAAGTGCTGCAGTACGCAAAAATGAAATTACCGGAAGATATTGTCTCCTTTGTTGCTTTGCACGCCGGCAACGACATGCGGCGGATGATTGGCGCTCTTCGCAAAGTGATGGCTTATGCACACTTACAAAACAAGGCCGTTACCATAGAAGAAGCCCAAGAGATTCTCAATCATTTTGATATGCGTGAGACTATCTAA